CCGTGGCAGGTGGAGGCCGCGATTCCGACCTGTTCGGCCAGGGCGTTGTTGGACAACCGGGCGTCGCGGTGCAGGGCGGTCAGGATGCGCCGGTCCACGTCGTCGAGGGTGACGGGCCGAAAATCCTTCGGCCGGTCGGTCGCACCGACGCCTGTTCGTGAAGAAGCTTCGGGCATAGCGGCTCTCCTGAGAATTTCCGACACATTTGTTGCCACTGTATCGAAGGTTTTTCACACTGATGGCAACAAACACTACGCCAAGGAGCGGTCATGCGCGTCGGCATCCCGACCGAGATCAAGAACAACGAGTTCCGTGTCGCCATCACCCCTGCCGGGGTCGCCGAGTTGGTGCACCGCGGCCACGAGGTCATCATCCAGTCCGGCGCGGGCGACGGCTCGTCGATCTCCGACGCCGACTTCAAGCGCGCAGGCGCGCAGCTCATCAACAGCGCCGACCAGGTGTGGGACGAGGCCGAGCTGCTGCTGAAGGTCAAGGAGCCGATCGAAGCCGAGTACGGCCGCATGCGCGAAGGCCAGACCCTGTTCACCTACCTGCACCTGGCCGCATCCAAGCCGTGCACCGACGCCCTGCTCGCCTCCGGGACCACCTCGATCGCCTACGAGACGGTCCAGACCGCCGATGGCGCCCTGCCGCTGCTGGCCCCGATGAGCGAGGTGGCCGGCCGGCTGTCGGCCCAGGTCGGCGCCTATCACCTGATGCGCAGCCAGGGCGGCCGCGGCGTGCTGATGGGCGGGGTGCCCGGGGTGGCGCCCGCCGACGTCGTCGTCATCGGCGGCGGCACGGCCGGTTACAACGCCGCGCGGGTCGCGGCCGGGATGGGCGCGCACGTCACCGTGTTCGACGTCAGCCTCAACAAGCTGCGCGAGGTCGACGCCGAATTCGGCGGGCGCATCGAGACCCGCTACTCCTCGATCCTCGAACTCGAGGATGCGGTCAAGCGTGCCGACCTGGTGATCGGCGCGGTGCTGGTGCCCGGCGCCAAGGCGCCCAAGCTGGTGACCAACTCGACCGTCGCCCACATGAAGCCCGGGGCGGTGCTCGTCGACATCGCCATCGACCAGGGTGGCTGCTTCGAGGACTCCCGGCCCACCACCCACGACGACCCGACGTTCGCCGTGCACGACACGATCTTCTACTGCGTCGCCAACATGCCTGGCGCCGTGCCGCGCACCTCGACGTTCGCGCTGACCAACGCCACCATGCCGTACGTGCTGAAACTGGCCGACCGGGGCTGGCGCGCGGCGTGCCAGGCCGACGCCGCGCTGGCCAAGGGACTGTCGACGCACGAGGGCGCCCTGCTGTCCGAGCAGGTCGCCAGTGATCTCGAGCTGCCCTTCACCGATCCGGCATCCGTGCTGGTCTAGCGCTTTTCTCCGCGTTTCGGCCCGGCGCCCCTTAAGGGTGCCGGGCCGAAATCATAGGGTTTTGCCCGATTCCTCCGGGGTGTTCGATGCCATACCGTTAGGTCCAGCGGCTGGCGCTCAGGGACAGTCCGGGGGGGATCCAGGAGCGCGTGGGGGGACAGCCGCTCACACCAGAAGCGCCCGGCCACGAGGGGTGGCCGGGCCGCTTGGTGTCTCAGGCCAGCAGCTGCGGCACCAGCAGCGCGGCCACTTCCCCGATCACCGGCCGAAGGCCCGGCGCGTCGGCGTCATCGCCCGCCGTCCGCGTCATCAGCGCCAGCAGCAGCCGCTCACCGCTCGGGCCGTAGGCGATACCCACGTCGTTGGTGGTGGCGTAGTCACCGCTGCCGGTCTTGTCGGCGGTCGTCCAGCCGTCCGGCAACCCCGCCCGCATGCTCGAGGTCTCGTTGGCGCGCATCCATTGCTCCAGCAGCCGGCGCTGCGGCTCGGCCAGCACCGTCCCGGTCAGGATCGCCCGGAATCCGCCACCGATCGCCTCGGGCGAGGTGGTGTCGCGTGGGTCCCCGGGAACGGCGGCGTTTAGTTCGAGCTCCCAGCGGTCCAGCCGCGAACGTTCGTCGCCGATACTGCGGGCGAACGCGGTGATCGCCTGCGGCCCACCGAGAGTCCGCAGCAGCAGGTTGGCCGCGGCGTTGTCGCTGACCTGCACCGCGGCCTGGCACAGCTCGTCGAGGGTCATCTCGCCGCCGACCTGCGTCTGGGTGCGCGGCGAGTTGGCCAGGATGTCGGCGGCGTCGATGAACACCCGCTGGTCCAGGGTCAGCCCG
The window above is part of the Mycolicibacterium rutilum genome. Proteins encoded here:
- the ald gene encoding alanine dehydrogenase, which encodes MRVGIPTEIKNNEFRVAITPAGVAELVHRGHEVIIQSGAGDGSSISDADFKRAGAQLINSADQVWDEAELLLKVKEPIEAEYGRMREGQTLFTYLHLAASKPCTDALLASGTTSIAYETVQTADGALPLLAPMSEVAGRLSAQVGAYHLMRSQGGRGVLMGGVPGVAPADVVVIGGGTAGYNAARVAAGMGAHVTVFDVSLNKLREVDAEFGGRIETRYSSILELEDAVKRADLVIGAVLVPGAKAPKLVTNSTVAHMKPGAVLVDIAIDQGGCFEDSRPTTHDDPTFAVHDTIFYCVANMPGAVPRTSTFALTNATMPYVLKLADRGWRAACQADAALAKGLSTHEGALLSEQVASDLELPFTDPASVLV
- the bla gene encoding class A beta-lactamase, which gives rise to MTGLSRRRVLAGGLALAGLAACPITPAVAQPQAPLDSRLRDLEREHNALIGVFATNLDSGRTVAHRAAESFAMCSTFKAYAAARVLQLVERGGLTLDQRVFIDAADILANSPRTQTQVGGEMTLDELCQAAVQVSDNAAANLLLRTLGGPQAITAFARSIGDERSRLDRWELELNAAVPGDPRDTTSPEAIGGGFRAILTGTVLAEPQRRLLEQWMRANETSSMRAGLPDGWTTADKTGSGDYATTNDVGIAYGPSGERLLLALMTRTAGDDADAPGLRPVIGEVAALLVPQLLA